GCGCGCGACTGGGCGCTTCCCGACAAGCGGTCGGCCAGAAGGCGGAGGCCGGGCATGTAGGTGCCGGCGAGACCGGCACCAGCCAAAGCCTGCAGGAACAGCGCGCTTCCCAACCCGTCGGCAAAGGCCGCGAAACCGGCGTTACCGAGGATCGCCAGCGAGGCGCCGACGAGCCAGATTCGGCGCGGGTCGATCTTGTCGGTCAACGTGACCAGCACCGGGACGGCGACGGTATAGCCGGCAAAGAAGCTGCCGCCGATCCAGCCGGCTTCGGTGTTGTTGAGCGCCCAGGCGTCGCGCAGCGGCCCTAGAAGGACCGG
This is a stretch of genomic DNA from Constrictibacter sp. MBR-5. It encodes these proteins:
- a CDS encoding MFS transporter — translated: MMSLSGRRLTTLVCIAQVLTMLGFSTYPVLLGPLRDAWALNNTEAGWIGGSFFAGYTVAVPVLVTLTDKIDPRRIWLVGASLAILGNAGFAAFADGLGSALFLQALAGAGLAGTYMPGLRLLADRLSGSAQSRA